ACGGAAATCAGGGTTTCCAGCACCGTCCAGGTTTTGAAGGTTTGGGCGACGGTCATATTGAAGTATTCCTTCACCAGCCAGAAGCCGCCGTCGTTCACGTGGGAAAAAATCACCGAGCCCGCGCCCGTGGCCAGCACCAATAATTCCGGGTGTGGATAACCCAGGCCAATCGCCACGGGCGCCACAACCCCCGAGGCGGTGGTCATGGCCACGGTGGCCGAGCCGGTGGCGATGCGCATCAGCGCGGCAAACACCCAGCCCATAAACAGCGGCGACAACTGAAACTCCTGGGCCAGGCCGACAATTTCGGTGGTCACCCCCGAGTCGATCAGGATCCGGTTCAAACCGCCGCCCGCGCCCACCAGCAGCGTGATACTGGCCGTCGGCGCAAGGCACTCGTTGGTGAACTTGAGGATCGACTCGCGGTTAAAGCCCTGGGCCAGGCCCAAGGTCCAGAAGCTGACCACGGTGGCGATCAGCAGCGCCATCACCGAATTACCGATGAACTGCAAAAACTGGTTGAAGCCGCTGCCCGGGGTGGAAATCAGGTCAGCCCAGCCGCCGATCAGCATCAGCACCACCGGCAGCAGGATCGTGCCCAGGGTGATGCTGCAACTCGGCAGGCGTGCCCGCGGTTCGCGGTTGATAAATTGCTTTTCCAGCGGATTATCCGCGGGCAACTGAATGCGCGGCACGATGAATTTAGCGAACAGCGGCCCGGCGATGATCGCCGTGGGGATGCCGATCAGAATCGCGTACATCAGGGTTTGCCCCACCGACGCCTGATACGCCTGCACCGCCAGCATCGCGGCCGGGTGCGGCGGCACCAGGGCGTGCACCACGGACAAACCGGCCACCATCGGCAAACCGACCATCAGCACCGACACCCCGACCCGGCGCGCAACGGTGAAGGCAATTGGCACCAGCAATACAAAACCGACTTCAAAAAACAGCGGCAAGCCCACCAGGAACGCAATGCAGACCATGGCCCAGTGCGCGTTGCGTTCACCGAAGCGGTCAATCAAGGTGCGCGCCACCTGCTCGGCGCCCCCCGACTCGGCCATCATCTTGCCGAGCATGGTGCCCAGCGCGACCACCAGCGCAATATGCCCCAGAGTTTTGCCGACACCGCCTTCGTAAGCCCCCATCACACTGCCCGCAGGCATGCCCGCCATCAGGCCCAGCCCGATGGAAACCAGGGTGATGACGATAAACGGGTTGATCTTGTAGCGCGCAATCAGAACGATCAGCGCAATGATGGCAATGGCGGCATAAAGCAGCAGCCCGTAGCCCGATGATGGCGTCATACGAGGTTCCCCCGGCAATATTTTTTGAGTTCTTGTGAAACTCAAAAAGCATTACCGAAGGTTAATTTCAATGTTTATGAAAATTACTTTCGTGAACCGATACGTCGTGTCGCATCCAGGCATGAGCGACAGGCTGAAATGAAAATCCGGGGGGCGTATTTTCACTCATGGTGGACGCGAGCGCGCTTGAGCAGTTTTTTGCTGCGCTCGGACAGGTGCAACACCCGCAGATGCTTGCCCGCCTTGCGATAGCGCTCGCGCAGGGTGACCAGTGCCGCGATGGCCGAGTAATCCATGAAGTTCAGGTGGCGGCAATCCAGCGTCACCTGAGCCGGATCGTTGGCCGGGTCGAACTGCTTGAGAAACGCCGTAGTGGACGCAAAAAACAACGTGCCATGCACCCGGTAAAGCTTGCTGCCATCACTCTGCACATCCGCGTCGGCATACAGTTGGCGCGCCTGCTGCCAGGCAAAGTTGAGCGCTGCAATAATCACCCCGCACATCACCGCCACGTATGCGTGTTAAACGGATCAGCACACCAGACTGAAGCCTGTGTGGAGCATGGCCTTTTCAGAAAAACCCACGCGCTGAAAATACTCGAAACTTTTTCGGGTACTTAGCAGGTATATGCACCTACACCTAAGCAGGCTATTTCCTATAACACAATGTACATCCGACCATAACCACATACCTGATATTAAATTTAATATTCCCGGGCCTACATTCATTAAACAATAGGACCCTGAACAATGTTCAACAAACCAAAACTCGCGATTAAAACTGGTCTTGCGATCGCAACGTTAATGGCGGCCTCTTCGTCGTTCGCTGAAGTGTCTAAAAACTTCACCGCCAGTTGCTCCGCAAGCAACTTCACCGGCACTGCTTACCTGACCGCAGTCCGGGGTAACGGTCAAATATTTGTCCGCATGACCGGCTACAAAATCTCCGCGCCTTCAAGCTCGAAGTCACGTTCCAAAGCCAATGCAAACCTTCAAGTATGGGGCTCAACGGGCCTGACCTGGACTAAATGGGCCAAGTCAGGTGACAATCTTAAACAGGACGGATCCGTACACTCTGTGTACCTGAGTGAACAAGTTAGAGAAACTCGCCTCGGGGCAGCACAAGTGCAATTTATTTTTGACTCGTCAGGCAATGACCCAAAGTGCATCGGCAAAGTAATGATCCCTGGATTCTAATACGCCACACTTAAAAGTCCGCAGACGTAACATGCGGACTTTTTCAATGTACAAACACATAGCACCATTACAGTTAATGGATCACTACCCCATCCAACTCATCGCATTGTACGCGGACGCTTGAGCCACTTACTCTCACCCCTTCGATAACAAGTCTCCCTGTTACTCGTGATGCACGCGAGCGCGCTTGAGCAGTTTTTTGCTGCGCTCAGACAGGTGCAACACCCGCAGATGCTTGCCCGCCTTGCGATAGCGCTCGCGCAGGGTGTCCAGTGCCGCGATGGCCGAGTAATCCATGAAGTTCAGGTGGCGGCAATCCAGCGTCACCTGAGCCGGATCGTTGGCCGGGTCGAACTGCTTGAGAAACGCCGTAGTGGAGGCAAAAAACAACGTGCCATGCACCCGGTAAAGCTTGCTGCCATCACTCTGCACATCCGCGTCGGCATACAGTTGGCGCGCCTGCTGCCAGGCAAAGTTGAGCGCTGCAATAATCACCCCGCACATCACCGCCACGGCCAGGTCGGTAAACACGGTAATCACCGTCACCGCGATGATCACCAGCACATCGTTCAACGGCACCTTGTTCAGCACCCGCAAAGAGGCCCAGGCGAAGGTCTGCTGCGAGACCACAAACATCACGCCCACCAGCGCCGCCAACGGGATGCGCTCGATAAACGGTGACAGAAACAGCACGAACAGCAAAATCATCACCCCTGCCGTGATGCCGGACAGGCGACCCCGCCCACCGGAGCTGAGGTTAACCACGGTTTGCCCGATCATCGCGCAACCGCCCATGCCGCCGAACACCCCCGACACCATGTTTGCGGCGCCCAGTGCCACGCACTCGCGGTCCGGGTAGCCACGGCTTTCAGTGATCTCATCCGTCAGGTTCAGCGTCAGCAGGGTCTCCAGCAGACCGACCACCGCCATTACGATCGCGTAGGGCGCGATGATGTACAGGGTTTCCAGGTTCCACGGAATCTGCGGCAGGCTAAACGCCGGCAAACCGCCGGCAATGTGCGCCATGTCGCCCAGGGTGCGGGTCGGCAAACCCAGCAGGTAAACCGCCAGGCCTACGCCCAGAATCGCCACCAGGGCAGGCGGCGCGGCGCGGGTCAGGCGCGGCAACAGATAGACGATGGCCATGGTCAGCGCCACCAGCCCGATCATCAAGTACAGCGCCATGCCACTGAGCCAAGTGTCCCCGTCCTTGAAATGGTCCAGTTGCGCCATGGCAATAACGATCGCCAGGCCGTTGACGAAACCGAGCATCACCGGATGCGGCACCATGCGCACAAGCTTGCCGAGCTTGAGCAGGCCGAACGCCAGCATGATCACCCCGCCCAGCAGCACGGTCGCCAGCAGGTACTGCACACCGTGTTGCACCACCAGCGCGACGATCACCACAGCCATGGACCCGGCTGCACCGGACACCATGCCCGGCCGCCCGCCGAACAGCGCGGTGATAGTGCAAATGATAAACGCGCCGTACAGGCCCATCAGCGGGTTGAGATGGGCGACCAGCGCGAACGCGATGCACTCGGGTAAAAGAGCGAACGACGTCGTAAGTCCGGCCAGCACATCAGTGCGCAGACGTTTGAGTTTCATGGTTTACCTAAAAGTCGGGACGGGAAAAGCGGAGGGGAAATCGAGAAAGGGATGGTAGCAAATCAGGTGCGCCGGGGATAACTGTAGCCGCTGCCGCAGGCTGCGATAAGGACCGAAGGGCCTTCAGGGCTGCTTCGCACCCCATCGCAGCCTTCGGCAGCGGCTACAGAGTTTGGGGGTTACTTCACAACCATGCCCACACCACGGCCACGCGGGTCGGAGGCGGTTTCAAGCTGGGTGCCGTTCACGCGGATTGCCTGGATATCGCCCATGTTCCAGCCCTGATCTTCCAGGGTGTAGCCCATCGCCTTGAGCTCGTCGGCCACCTTGCCGGTGAGCGGCGCGTAGGCGTCGAAGTAGATCGTGTCTTTAGGCAGCAACTGGTGATGCACACGCTGTGCAGCCACGGCTTTTTCCAGCGGCAGGTTGTAGTCGTAGATGTTGTTCAGCACCTGGAAAATCGAGGTGAAAATCCGCGAACCACCCGGAGTACCCAGCACCAGCGTGACCTGACCATCGCGGGTCACCAGGCTTGGGCTCATGGACGACAGCATGCGTTTGCCCGGCTCGATGGCGTTGGCATTGCCGCCCACCACACCAAAGGCGTTGGCCACGCCCGGCTTGGAGCTGAAGTCATCCATTTCGTCGTTCAGCAAGAAGCCTGCGCCTTTAACCACAACGCCGCTGCCGTAATCCCAGTTCAGGGTGTAGGTGTTGCTGACGGCGTTGCCCTGTTTGTCGACGATGGAGAAGTGCGTGGTCTGATGCGGCTCCAGGCCCGGTTTGATGTTGGCCGTCGGCGAAATCGCTTTCGGGTTGACCTCTTTCGCACGCTTGGCGATGTAGGCCGGGTCGGTCAGTTCTGCCACGGGCATTTTGCCGAAGGCCGGGTCGCCGAGGTAATCGGCACGGTCAGCGAATACGCGCTTTTCAATTTCAGCCAGCAAGTGGATATAGGGTGCGGAGTTCAGCTCAACGCCCTTGAAGTCTGCCGCACGGTCTTCCTTGATACCGATCAACTGCGCCAGCGCGATCCCGCCCGAGCTTGGCAGCGGCGCGGTGTACAGGGTATTGCCACGGAAATCGACACGCATCGGTTCACGCCAGTTGACCTTGTACTCGTTGAGGTCTTCTTTGGTGATCAGGCCTTTGTCCTGCTGCATTTGTGCAACCAGCAGGTCGGCAGTCTGACCGTGGTAGAACTCTTTGGCGCCTTGGTCGGCGATGCGCTCCAGGGTCTTGGCCAGCTCCGGCTGCTTGAAGGTTTCACCGGGTTTCATGGTGCCAAAATAGTCGCTGAAGTTGGTGGTGCCGTTAAACAGCGCCAGAGCATCTTCGCGATATTGGTATTGCTGGTCGGCCACCTTGAAACCGTTTTTGGCGTAACCCACGGCCGGGGTCAGCAGCTCGGCCCACGGCAATTTGCCAAAGCGCTGGTGCGCTTCCCATAAGCCCATCACCGTACCGGGCACGCCTGCGGCGCGAGTGCCCACCAGGCTCAGGTTTTCGATGATTTCGCCTTTGTCATTGAGGTACATATCGCGGGTAGCGGCTTTGGGCGCCGTTTCGCGGTAATCCAGGAAGTAGGGTTTGCCGTCGATGTACATCGTCATGAAACCGCCGCCGCCGATGTTGCCGGCTTCGGGGTAAGTCACGGCCAGGGTAAAGGCGGTCGCAACTGCGGCGTCGACGGCGTTGCCGCCTTTTTTAAGAATTTGTGCCGCGACTTCGGCACCGTATTGATCCGGGGCGGCAACGGCGCCGCCGTCCAGCGTGACGGCAAAAGCTGAAGAGCTGGCCGCGATGGCAGCCGTCAAGGCCAGGGTTTTGAACCATACAACACGCATTGCAACTTCCTTTTGTTTTTGTAGGACGATGCCAAACCTTGTCTGATTTCAGAACCGTTTTCAAACAACAAAAGTAAAAGTGCGAAGGAGTATGCAAAGTGCGGGAGCCCGCTCCCACAAGGTTTATCCCCTGAAGTCGCAAATCGCGTAGCGGGCGAGCTTGTCCTGAATAAAGTCCAGAAAGCACTGAATGCGCAGCGCCAGCTGTGAGTTGCGGTAGTACACGGCGTTGATCGGCTGGCGATAGCCGCTGTTGAATTCGCCCAGCACCACCTGCAGGCGCCCGGCATTGATGTCTTCAACAGTCATGAAGTGTGACAGGCAGGCGATGCCCTGCCCTTGCAGCGCCAGATGGCGCACGGTTTCGCCGCTCGATGCGCTGATGGCCGGCTGGATGGGCCAGCGGTCGCCCTGTGCATAACGCAGCGGCCACTGGTTGAGGCCATCGTTCTGGGTAAAGCCGATCAGGGTGTGGTTGGCCAGGTCGGCAACGCTGATGGGGGCGCCATGCCGGGCGATGTAGTCGGGGCTGGCGAGGATGTTCAGCGGGCTGCAACCCAGGGAGCGGGCGTGCAAGGTGGAATCGGCCAGTGTGCCGATGCGGATCGCGATGTCGGTGCTCTGCTCCAGCAAGTCGATGATCAGGTCGTTGCTGTTGAGTTCCAGCTGGATCTCGGGGTACAGCGCCCGGAACTCGGGGAGGTACGGCACGATGGCATGCAGCATGAAGGGCGAGGCGGCATTGATGCGCAGGCGCCCGGACGGGGTGCGCTGGTGTGAGATCAGGCGTTCTTCAAGCTCGTCCATTTGTTCAAGGATCAGCTTGGCCCGCTCGAAGAAAAACTTGCCCTCTTCGGTCAGGTCCATGCGCCGCGTGGTGCGGTTGATCAAGGTGGTTTCGAGTTTGGCCTCCAGCCGTGACAGCGTGCGGCTGACGGCTGACGGCGTGAGCCCGGCTTGTTCGGCGGCGGCGGAAATCGAGCCGCACTCAATCACCGAAACAAAAATTTGCAGCTCATCGGATCTGGCTTTCACAGGTGTCCCTCATTGGTTGTGACCTCGCTTAGCCTCGTCAGCGGCTAAAGAGAGACTAACGTGGGAGCGAGCCTGCTCGCGAAGATTATTCGCGAGCAGGCTCGCTCCCACAGGGGCCCAGACCGATACCCGAATCGCTACAGGGCTCAGGCGTTGAGGCCGAACACTTCAGTCAAATGCTGCTCATAACGGCCGGCGTCGACTTCGGGTTGCGGGCGCTTCATCACGTCAACACACAGGAAGGTCGGCAAGCCGGTCATGCCCAGGAACTCGTTGGCCTTGTGGAACGGGAAGTACACCGCGTCCACGCCTTTGCCTTCAAAGAAGTCGGCCGGGTCGTCAAACGCTTGCTGCGGCGCGTTCCAGGTCAGCGACAACATGTACTGCTTGCCCTGGATCAAACCACCGCTGCCGTAACGCTGCGAAGCATCGGAGCGGGTGCGGCCGTCGCTGGCGTACAGCTTGCCGTGGCCTTCGGTGAAGACTTCGTCGATGTATTTTTTAACGATCCACGGCGCGCCCATCCACCAGCCCGGCATTTGATAAATGATGACGTCTGCCCACAGGTATTTTTCGACTTCTTCGGCGATGTCGTAGCCTTCGTCGATGTGGGTCACTTTGACTTCAAAGCCCTGACGGTCAAAGAACGCCAGTGCGGTGTCGTGCATGGTCAGGTTGTAGCGACCATCGGAGTGGGCAAATTTTTTCGCGCCGTTAAGCAAAAGTACTTTTTTCATCATCAGCCTCCAGGGGGGGTAAACCCTCAGCGCTGTTGAGCGGCATGGGGGGGTTCAAAAACATGCCGGCAGAATATCGATCTGCCTGTGTAAGAAAAACCCGTGATGAGTCAAATGACCTTTGCTTCAAAAGCACGAATAGAGTTTTGATTGTTGCCTGTGGTTATCCCCTGTATGCCTGCGTTTTTTGCGGGAGTAAGATCCCGGTCTGCTGACACCCGCTGCCACAGCGCGGGTGATTCCGATCAACACTGAAAACAACAACGAACAGGGCACCCGATGGCTGACGACAACTCTCCCCCGGTCACACTCAAACGCGGTTTGAAGAATCGCCATATCCAGCTGATCGCCTTGGGCGGCGCCATCGGTACGGGCCTGTTCCTGGGCTCGGCGGGCGTGCTCAAGTCGGCCGGGCCGTCAATGATTCTGGGCTATGCGATTGCCGGCTTTATCGCGTTCCTGATCATGCGCCAGCTGGGCGAGATGATTGTCGAAGAGCCGGTAGCTGGCTCTTTCAGCCACTTCGCCCACAAGTACTGGGGCGGCTATGCGGGCTTCCTGTCGGGCTGGAACTATTGGGTGCTGTACGTGCTGGTGGGCATGGCCGAGCTGACGGCGGTGGGCAAGTACATCCAGTTCTGGTGGCCCGAGGTGCCGACCTGGGTCAGTGCAGTGGTGTTCTTTGTGCTGGTGAACCTGATCAACACGCTGAACGTGAAGGTCTTCGGCGAGATGGAGTTCTGGTTCGCCATCATCAAGGTGGTGGCGATTGTCGGCATGATCGTGCTCGGCTGCTACCTGCTGATCAGCGGCACCGGCGGCTCGCAAGCGTCGTTCAGTAACCTGTGGAGCCACGGCGGGTTCTTCCCCAACGGCGGCACCGGGCTGCTGATGGCCATGGCCTTTATCATGTTTTCCTTCGGTGGCCTGGAGCTGGTGGGCATCACTGCCGCCGAGGCAAGCGAACCGAAAAAGGTGATCCCCAAGGCCATCAACCAGGTGGTGTACCGGATTCTGATTTTCTATGTAGGCGCACTGACCGTCCTGCTGGCGCTGTACCCGTGGGATCAGTTGCTGGTCACCTTGGGCGCCGGTGGCGATGCCTACGGCAGCAGCCCGTTTGTGCAGATCTTTGCCTTGATCGGCAGCGATACCGCCGCGCAAATCCTCAACTTTGTGGTGCTGACCGCCGCGCTGTCGGTCTACAACAGCGGCGTGTACTGCAACAGCCGCATGCTCTTTGGCCTGGCAGAACAGGGTGATGCGCCCAAAGCGCTGATGAAGCTGACCAAAAATGGCGTGCCATTGCGCGCACTGGGCGTGTCGGCGCTGGTGACGTTGCTGTGTGTGGTAGTCAACTATGTGGCACCGCACAAGGCACTGGAGCTGCTGTTTGCGCTGGTGGTTGCTTCGCTGATGATCAACTGGGCGCTGATCAGCCTCACCCATATCAAGTTCCGCAAGGCCATGGCGGTACAAGGCGTAACGCCTTCGTTCAAGGCGTTCTGGTTCCCGTTCAGCAACGTGCTGTGCCTGGTGTTTATGGCCGTGATCGTCTCGGTGATCTGGATGATCCCCGATGTCCGCGCCTCGGTGTATGCGATCCCGGTGTGGTTGCTGATCATCTACGGGTTCTACCGTTTACGCCTGAGCAAAGGCCAGGCGCTGGCGAACACCCGCTAAGCAGGGGGTGAACTCAACTGTGGGAGCAGCCTGCTTGCGAAGACCGTTCGCGAGCAGGCTCGCTCCCACTGAAGAGTTGCGCATTCGGGTCACTGGGTGTCGGAATCAGGCATCTGTCAGTGCGCCACCACGGTTAGGGTGGGGTTCGATAACCCATCACCGGAGGTCTTATGTCTGCGCCAATCACCGTGCTTCGCGACACCCATCCCCTGCCAGTGCTCGATGCCTGCAAGTGGGAAAAACTTGAAGGCGACCCGCATACCGTCAACCTCAACGCTTACACCAGCGAAGACGGCAGCAAAATCATGGGCACGTGGATTTGCACGCCCGGCAAGTGGTACGTGGAGTATGTGAAGTGGGAGTACTGCGACTTCCGCGAGGGGTATTGCATCATCACCCCTGAGGGCAAAGAACCGATCCATCTGAGGGCCGGGGATATCTTTATCGTGGAACCAGGCATGAAAGGCACGTGGGAAGTGGTGGAAACCGTGCGCAAGTATTTCGTTTTTGCCTGATTGAGACCACGCAAAAAACCGGGAATCCGCCCGACGCGGATTCCCGGAAAAGCCCTATTCGGGCTTGCGATAGCTATTGATGATGGCCGAAAAGTCTTTGCCGCCTTCGCCGCGCAAACTCATCGCCTGATACAACTGTTGTGCCACGGCGCCCATCACTACAGGTTGATGGGCCTGGCGTGCAGCCTCGGTGGCCAACCCCAGATCCTTGAGCATCAACTCGGCGCCAAAGCCGCCGGTATAGCCGCGCGATGCGGGGGCCGTAGCAACAATGCCCGGCCACGGGTTGTACACCTCGGAACTCCAGCAGCGTCCGGTGGAGCTGTTGATCACCCCGGCCAGCACTTCGCTGTCGATGCCCAGTGCAGCGCCCAGGGCCATGGCCTCACTGACGCCGACCATGGAGATCCCGAGCAGCAGGTTGTTGCAGATTTTAGCGACTTGCCCCGTGCCCACATCCCCACAATGGACGATGTTGCGCCCCATTTGAGCGAGTACCGGGTGCAGGGTGTCGAACAGTGCCTGATTGGCGCCGACCATGAAGGTCAGGGTGCCGGCCTGTGCTCCACCCGTGCCACCGGACACCGGCGCATCAGCCATGTGCACGCCTTGTTTGGCGGCTGCGGCGGCCACATCACGGGCGGTCTGCGGGTCGATAGTGCTGCAATCCACCGCTGGCACGCCTTCGCCGATCCCCGCCAGCACGCCGTCTTCACCCAGCCACACGCTGCGCACATGGGCGGCAGCCGGGAGCATGGTGATCACCAGCTCGGCGCCTTTGGCGGCTTCGCGGGGCGAAGCACTGATATGGCCACCCAGGGCTGCCAGCTCGGCCAGGATGTCTTTGTTCAGGTCAAACAGGTTCAGCGAATGCCCGGCCTTGATCAGGTTGCGCGCCATCGGCGCGCCCATGTTGCCCAGGCCAATAAATGCGATGTTCATGGTGTGTGCCCTCAACGAAGATGGATGGTGGTATTAACGCCATCATTCACGCTTTCATCATCGAACCAGCGACTGGTGACGGTCTTGGTTTGAGTATAGAACTGCACCACTTGCTTGCCGTACGGACCAAGATCGCCGAGTTTCGAGCCACGGGAGCCGGTAAAGCTGAAGAATGGAACCGGCACAGGAATCGGAATGTTGATACCGACCTGACCCACATCGATTTCAGTCTGGAACTTGCGCGCCGCAGCGCCACTTTGGGTAAACAGGCCGGTGCCGTTGCCGAACGGGTTGGCGTTGACCAGCGCGATGGCCTGGTCGAGGGTGTCGACTTCAATCACCACCAGCACCGGGCCGAAGATTTCCTGGGTGTAGATTTGCATGTCGGTGGTAACGCCCGAAAACAGGGTCGGGCCGATAAAGTTGCCTTGCTCAAACCCTGGAACCTTGACGTTACGGCCGTCCAGCTCAAGCACCGCGCCTTCTTTGATCCCGCTTTCAATCAGCCCCAGCACGCGCTCTTTCGCACGCTTGGAGATCACCGGGCCCACGTCGGTGCCCGCCTCACTGCCGGCATTGACCTTGAGTTGTTGCGCCAGCGCCTTGAGGTCCGGCAGCCACTGCTTGGCCGCGCCCACCAGCACCACCACCGAGGTGGCCATGCAGCGTTGCCCGGCAGCGCCAAAACCTGCGCCCACCAGTGCATTGAGGGTTTGTTGACGGTTGGCGTCAGGCAGCACCACCGCGTGGTTTTTAGCGCCCATCATCGATTGCACGCGCTTGCCGTGGCGGCCCGCCAGGTCATAGACGTGGGTGCCGACAGCGGTTGAGCCCACAAACGAAACAGCCTTGATATCCGTGTGAGTGCAGAGTGCGTCCACGACGTCTTTGCCGCCGTGCACTACGTTCAGCACGCCTGGCGGAACCCCGGCCTCCATCGCCAGTTCGACCAGCATCAGGGTCGACAGCGGGTCTTGCTCGGAAGGCTTGAGCACGAAGGTGTTACCGCAGGCGATGGCCATCGGGAACATCCACAGCGGAATCATGGCCGGGAAGTTGAAAGGCGTGATCCCTGCGCAGACACCAATCGGTTGGCGCAAGGTATAGGTATCCACCCCGCCGGCTACGTTTTCAGCGAATTCACCCATCTGCAACGTGCCGATGGAGCACGCGTGTTCGACCACTTCCAGGCCACGGAAAATATCGCCTTCGGCGTCGGCAATGGTTTTGCCTTGTTCAGCACTCAGGACGACGGCGATGCGCTTGGAGTGTTCACGAATCAGCGCTTGCAGCTTGAGCATGATG
This genomic stretch from Pseudomonas deceptionensis harbors:
- a CDS encoding gluconate:H+ symporter, with the translated sequence MTPSSGYGLLLYAAIAIIALIVLIARYKINPFIVITLVSIGLGLMAGMPAGSVMGAYEGGVGKTLGHIALVVALGTMLGKMMAESGGAEQVARTLIDRFGERNAHWAMVCIAFLVGLPLFFEVGFVLLVPIAFTVARRVGVSVLMVGLPMVAGLSVVHALVPPHPAAMLAVQAYQASVGQTLMYAILIGIPTAIIAGPLFAKFIVPRIQLPADNPLEKQFINREPRARLPSCSITLGTILLPVVLMLIGGWADLISTPGSGFNQFLQFIGNSVMALLIATVVSFWTLGLAQGFNRESILKFTNECLAPTASITLLVGAGGGLNRILIDSGVTTEIVGLAQEFQLSPLFMGWVFAALMRIATGSATVAMTTASGVVAPVAIGLGYPHPELLVLATGAGSVIFSHVNDGGFWLVKEYFNMTVAQTFKTWTVLETLISVVAFGFVLILSELI
- a CDS encoding SulP family inorganic anion transporter, encoding MKLKRLRTDVLAGLTTSFALLPECIAFALVAHLNPLMGLYGAFIICTITALFGGRPGMVSGAAGSMAVVIVALVVQHGVQYLLATVLLGGVIMLAFGLLKLGKLVRMVPHPVMLGFVNGLAIVIAMAQLDHFKDGDTWLSGMALYLMIGLVALTMAIVYLLPRLTRAAPPALVAILGVGLAVYLLGLPTRTLGDMAHIAGGLPAFSLPQIPWNLETLYIIAPYAIVMAVVGLLETLLTLNLTDEITESRGYPDRECVALGAANMVSGVFGGMGGCAMIGQTVVNLSSGGRGRLSGITAGVMILLFVLFLSPFIERIPLAALVGVMFVVSQQTFAWASLRVLNKVPLNDVLVIIAVTVITVFTDLAVAVMCGVIIAALNFAWQQARQLYADADVQSDGSKLYRVHGTLFFASTTAFLKQFDPANDPAQVTLDCRHLNFMDYSAIAALDTLRERYRKAGKHLRVLHLSERSKKLLKRARVHHE
- the ggt gene encoding gamma-glutamyltransferase, with product MRVVWFKTLALTAAIAASSSAFAVTLDGGAVAAPDQYGAEVAAQILKKGGNAVDAAVATAFTLAVTYPEAGNIGGGGFMTMYIDGKPYFLDYRETAPKAATRDMYLNDKGEIIENLSLVGTRAAGVPGTVMGLWEAHQRFGKLPWAELLTPAVGYAKNGFKVADQQYQYREDALALFNGTTNFSDYFGTMKPGETFKQPELAKTLERIADQGAKEFYHGQTADLLVAQMQQDKGLITKEDLNEYKVNWREPMRVDFRGNTLYTAPLPSSGGIALAQLIGIKEDRAADFKGVELNSAPYIHLLAEIEKRVFADRADYLGDPAFGKMPVAELTDPAYIAKRAKEVNPKAISPTANIKPGLEPHQTTHFSIVDKQGNAVSNTYTLNWDYGSGVVVKGAGFLLNDEMDDFSSKPGVANAFGVVGGNANAIEPGKRMLSSMSPSLVTRDGQVTLVLGTPGGSRIFTSIFQVLNNIYDYNLPLEKAVAAQRVHHQLLPKDTIYFDAYAPLTGKVADELKAMGYTLEDQGWNMGDIQAIRVNGTQLETASDPRGRGVGMVVK
- a CDS encoding LysR family transcriptional regulator, producing the protein MKARSDELQIFVSVIECGSISAAAEQAGLTPSAVSRTLSRLEAKLETTLINRTTRRMDLTEEGKFFFERAKLILEQMDELEERLISHQRTPSGRLRINAASPFMLHAIVPYLPEFRALYPEIQLELNSNDLIIDLLEQSTDIAIRIGTLADSTLHARSLGCSPLNILASPDYIARHGAPISVADLANHTLIGFTQNDGLNQWPLRYAQGDRWPIQPAISASSGETVRHLALQGQGIACLSHFMTVEDINAGRLQVVLGEFNSGYRQPINAVYYRNSQLALRIQCFLDFIQDKLARYAICDFRG
- a CDS encoding NAD(P)H-dependent oxidoreductase; protein product: MKKVLLLNGAKKFAHSDGRYNLTMHDTALAFFDRQGFEVKVTHIDEGYDIAEEVEKYLWADVIIYQMPGWWMGAPWIVKKYIDEVFTEGHGKLYASDGRTRSDASQRYGSGGLIQGKQYMLSLTWNAPQQAFDDPADFFEGKGVDAVYFPFHKANEFLGMTGLPTFLCVDVMKRPQPEVDAGRYEQHLTEVFGLNA
- a CDS encoding amino acid permease; amino-acid sequence: MADDNSPPVTLKRGLKNRHIQLIALGGAIGTGLFLGSAGVLKSAGPSMILGYAIAGFIAFLIMRQLGEMIVEEPVAGSFSHFAHKYWGGYAGFLSGWNYWVLYVLVGMAELTAVGKYIQFWWPEVPTWVSAVVFFVLVNLINTLNVKVFGEMEFWFAIIKVVAIVGMIVLGCYLLISGTGGSQASFSNLWSHGGFFPNGGTGLLMAMAFIMFSFGGLELVGITAAEASEPKKVIPKAINQVVYRILIFYVGALTVLLALYPWDQLLVTLGAGGDAYGSSPFVQIFALIGSDTAAQILNFVVLTAALSVYNSGVYCNSRMLFGLAEQGDAPKALMKLTKNGVPLRALGVSALVTLLCVVVNYVAPHKALELLFALVVASLMINWALISLTHIKFRKAMAVQGVTPSFKAFWFPFSNVLCLVFMAVIVSVIWMIPDVRASVYAIPVWLLIIYGFYRLRLSKGQALANTR
- a CDS encoding cupin domain-containing protein — its product is MSAPITVLRDTHPLPVLDACKWEKLEGDPHTVNLNAYTSEDGSKIMGTWICTPGKWYVEYVKWEYCDFREGYCIITPEGKEPIHLRAGDIFIVEPGMKGTWEVVETVRKYFVFA
- the mmsB gene encoding 3-hydroxyisobutyrate dehydrogenase — protein: MNIAFIGLGNMGAPMARNLIKAGHSLNLFDLNKDILAELAALGGHISASPREAAKGAELVITMLPAAAHVRSVWLGEDGVLAGIGEGVPAVDCSTIDPQTARDVAAAAAKQGVHMADAPVSGGTGGAQAGTLTFMVGANQALFDTLHPVLAQMGRNIVHCGDVGTGQVAKICNNLLLGISMVGVSEAMALGAALGIDSEVLAGVINSSTGRCWSSEVYNPWPGIVATAPASRGYTGGFGAELMLKDLGLATEAARQAHQPVVMGAVAQQLYQAMSLRGEGGKDFSAIINSYRKPE